A region of the Amycolatopsis sp. cg13 genome:
AGCACCGAAGCACCGAAGCACCGAAGCACCGAAGCACCGAAGCACCGAAGCACCGAAGCACCGAAGCACCGAAGCACCGAAGCACCGAAGCACCGAAGCACCGAAGCACCGAAGCACCGAAGCACCGAAGCACCGAAGCACCGAAGCACCGAAGCACCGAAGCACCGAAGCACCGAAGCACCGAAGCACCGAAGCACCGAAGCACCGAAGCACCGAAGCACCGAAGCACCGAAGCACCGAAGCACCGAAGCACCGAAGCACCGAAGCACCGAAGCACCGAAGCACCGAAGCACCGAAGCACCGAAGCACCGAAGCACCGAAGCCTAATCCCCCAACAGCAGCCGGTACCGGACCTCCTCCAAGGTCACCGCACCGTCGGACATCGTCTCTACCTTGGCTTTTCCGTCCGTGACCCAACCGGCCCGTTCATAGAACTTCCGGGCCCGGGTGTTGGTCGACAACACCCACAGCGTCGCCGTCTCGAACTGGGTCGACAGGGTTCGTACGCACTCCTCGTGCAGCGCTCGCCCCATTCCCTGGCCCCACTCTGACGGCAGGAGGTAGATCGACGACAGTTCGCCCGTCCGCGGAGTGGCGTCCTCGTCGCGGCTAGGGCCGAAGACCGCGAAACCGGTGATCGTCTCGGAAGTGGCTGCCGCCAGGACGGTGTGTCGCCGGGAGGTGTCCGCCAGGTTCGAAGCCCAGAACTGTTCCCGCGCCTCGATGGACAGGCCGGACAGGAACTCGTCGGGCAGCAGGCCCGCGTAGGCCGCTTGCCAGGAGCCTACGTGGACCGCCGCTATGCCGGGGGCGTCATCCGGGGTCGCGGGACGGATCACGAGTTCGGGCACCATTCCTCCAGTGGCTCGGCGACGAATCAACCGCCGGCAGTTCAGCACACCAGCACGCGGGGGCGCATGCGGTTTACCGAAGTGGCCACAAAGGACAGTCGTCGGCGCGGAGACGGGCAAAGGCGGGAAAAGCGACCGGGTTCCGAGGGCCGGGACATCAGTCGGGACATCAGCGGCGGGCGGGTGCGAGCAGGCGAGTGTGTTCGGGCAAGGGTTCCGGGAGTTCAGGCACCACAGCGGCTTTGCGGCGGCACCGCGCGGACCCAGCCGATAACCTCGGCGGACCGGCGGAGCAGGCTCCGCTCCTTCGTCCTGCTCGTGCGCACCAGGAAATGGGACAACCGATGACCAACCCGTTGATCGCCCCGGTGAAGGAAACCTCGGCGATGGCCGGGGTTCCGTTGCTGGAGGACGCGACGGGGCTCAAGGAAGCGATCGAGAGCAAGAACTGGGCGGCCGTCGCGATCGGCGCGGTCGGGACCGCGATCGACGTGCTCACCGCGGTGATGGATCCGTTCGGCGCGATCTTCGCCGCCGGGGTCGGCTGGCTGATGGAGCATGTCGGGCCGCTCAAGGAGGCGCTCGACGCGCTCACCGGCAACGCCGACGAGATCAAAGCGCAGGCCGAGACCTGGACGAATGTCGCCAAGGAACTCGAGGGCGTCTCGGCGGAGCTGACCCAGCTGGTCAACAAGGATCTGCAGGACTGGCACGGCGAAGCGGCCGATTCGTACCGGAAGAAAGCGGACGACACCTCGGCGTTGATCGCCAGTGCGCAGAAGGGTTCCGA
Encoded here:
- a CDS encoding N-acetyltransferase family protein, coding for MPELVIRPATPDDAPGIAAVHVGSWQAAYAGLLPDEFLSGLSIEAREQFWASNLADTSRRHTVLAAATSETITGFAVFGPSRDEDATPRTGELSSIYLLPSEWGQGMGRALHEECVRTLSTQFETATLWVLSTNTRARKFYERAGWVTDGKAKVETMSDGAVTLEEVRYRLLLGD